A window from Canis lupus familiaris isolate Mischka breed German Shepherd chromosome 18, alternate assembly UU_Cfam_GSD_1.0, whole genome shotgun sequence encodes these proteins:
- the C18H7orf25 gene encoding UPF0415 protein C7orf25 homolog, with protein sequence MSAHSMLCERIAIAKELIKRAESLSRSRKGGIEGGAKLCSKLKAELKFLQKVEAGKVAIKESHLQSTNLTHLRAIVESAENLEEVVSVLHVFGYTDSLGEKQTLVVDVVANGGHTWVKAIGRKAEALHNIWLGRGQYGDKSVIEQAEDFLQASHQQPVQYSNPHIIFAFYNSVSSPMAEKLKEMGISVRGDIVAVNSLLDHPEELQPSESESDDEGPELLQVTRVDRENILASVAFPTEIKVDVCKRVNLDITTLITYVSALSYGGCHFIFKEKVLTEQAEQERKEQVLPQLEAFMKDKELFACESAVKDFQSILDTLGGPGERERATMLIKQINVVPDQPSERALRLVASSKINSRSLTIFGTGDTLKAITMTANSGFVRAANNQGVKFSVFIHQPRALTESKEALATPLPKDYTTDNEH encoded by the coding sequence ATGTCTGCACACTCCATGCTCTGTGAACGAATCGCCATTGCCAAGGAACTGATCAAGAGAGCAGAGTCCCTTTCTAGATCAAGAAAAGGCGGCATCGAAGGTGGTGCAAAGCTGTGCAGCAAATTGAAGGCAGAATTGAAATTCTTACAGAAAGTGGAAGCTGGGAAAGTAGCTATTAAGGAATCCCATTTACAGAGCACCAATCTAACACACCTACGAGCCATTGTGGAATCAGCAGAAAACTTGGAAGAAGTTGTTAGTGTCCTTCACGTCTTCGGCTACACAGATTCcttgggagagaagcagaccctcgTCGTGGATGTCGTCGCAAATGGTGGTCATACGTGGGTGAAGGCCATTGGCCGAAAGGCAGAAGCTCTCCACAACATTTGGCTGGGCAGGGGCCAGTATGGCGACAAAAGTGTCATTGAACAGGCTGAAGACTTCCTCCAGGCCAGTCACCAGCAGCCGGTGCAGTATAGCAATCCTCACATCATCTTTGCATTTTACAACAGTGTCTCCAGCCCCATGGCAGAGAAGCTCAAAGAAATGGGCATATCTGTGAGAGGAGACATAGTAGCGGTTAACTCTCTGTTAGATCACCCTGAGGAGCTCCAGCCCAGTGAGAGCGAGTCGGATGACGAAGGCCCAGAACTTTTGCAGGTGACCAGAGTGGACCGAGAAAATATTCTAGCAAGTGTTGCATTTCCAACAGAAATTAAGGTCGATGTGTGCAAAAGAGTCAATCTGGACATTACTACTTTAATTACATATGTATCTGCCCTTAGCTATGGAGGCTGCCACTTTATCTTCAAAGAGAAAGTGCTTACTGAACAAGCAGAGCAAGAGAGGAAAGAGCAGGTTTTGCCGCAGCTGGAGGCATTTATGAAGGACAAGGAGTTGTTTGCTTGTGAATCTGCTGTCAAGGACTTTCAGTCTATTCTAGATACCTTAGGAGGAcccggggagagagagagggccacTATGCTAATTAAGCAGATTAATGTGGTGCCAGACCAGCCTTCTGAGCGTGCCTTGAGACTAGTGGCCAGTTCAAAAATCAATAGCCGCTCATTAACCATTTTTGGGACAGGAGACACTCTAAAAGCCATCACAATGACTGCCAATAGTGGTTTTGTCAGAGCTGCCAACAACCAGGGTGTTAAATTTAGTGTGTTTATCCATCAGCCCAGAGCACTTACTGAAAGCAAAGAGGCTCTAGCCACCCCCTTACCAAAAGACTACACAACTGACAATGAACACTAA